The sequence below is a genomic window from Paracoccus aestuarii.
CTGCCTGGCATCGGCCGCGTTCTGGCGAGAGCGTTCCGCCTGGTGCAGCCCGGCCAGCATCCTGTCCATGCCCTGGCGATCGGCATCCCCCACGCGGTCTTCGCCCAAGGTCTCCAGATCCCGCTCGGGAAGGGCGTAATCGCCATCGGACAGCTCAAGAACCGCAATACCGGCGTGGTCAAAGGCGAGCGTGATGGCGTTGGTCTGCATCTCCGAGAACTGCGGGGCGTAGTGGTTGTAGAAGGCTGCCATCTTGCGCAGGTTTTCCGTTTCTTCGGCCAAGGTCTCCTTGGCCGGCATCAGTGCCGCCAGCGTCAGCTTGCTGGCTGCGTCGGCAAGGGTCCGTTCCCGCGCCAGCTCGTCCTGGGTCTGCCCCAGAGCTGCCTCGGTCGCGTCCAGCTCGCGGTGCAGGGTTCGGGCCGTCTCACCCAGATGCACCGCCTGGTGCTTCAGACGCTCTGAGACGGCCTCTGAGGCCCTTTCCCGCCATTCCCCCTCCCTCTCCCGGCCCAGACCCATCACAGCGCCTCTACGGCGCTCTGGGAGGCTGAAATCGACCTCTACGGGGGTGTTGGCCCGCCCGTAGTATTCTTTGATGGTCTGATGGGTGGCGCGGCTGCGTTCCTGCCCCCGCTCAAACCCGAAGGGCTGGCCGATCTCACGGGCGAACTCGGTCTGCATCTGGCTGAGCTTGGCCTTGCCGCCGACCAGCTCGCGGGCGTTGAGCTTCCCACGCTCATCGAGGGGGATCACCAGCGCCTGCATGTGCGGGGTGGTCTCGTCGCGATGGATCACGGCCGAAAGGACGTTCTCGGCTCCGTGGCGCTTCTCGAGCCAGTCCAGCGCGCGCCGGAAATAGGCGTCCTGGTCCTCGCGGCTCATGGCATGGATCTTCTCGGGCGATCCGCCGACGAAGTATTCCAGGGCGTGGACAGCGTTCTTGCGGACTTTCTCGGGGGCACGGTCGTCCCAAGCCTCCATGACCCCCTTGCCGGTGCCGGGGCCCTTCAGGACCAGGTTGTCGCCTTTGCGGTCCAGATCCGCATTCGGGGTGTCGCGTTCACGGAAGTTGTGGCCAAGGGCTGCGCCCAGATGCCCCTTGGTCTTGATCTTGCCGACGCGAAGGATGGCGAAGCTCTTGGGAGGCCGCGACCCCTGCCGCACCCGCTTGTCGTCGCTGAACTCTGTCACCACATCCGACACGTCGCGCCCCCATTTAAAAAAAATGTGCACTCACTAGACAATTTGGCCTGCGTCCAAATTATCCGTTCGCCCCCTTGGGGGGAAGGGCACATTTTTTCAAATGGGTCAAACGTCGCGCCCAGGGCAAGAGAAGCCGCCTGCGGCGGCTCGATCCCCGGCCCTGGCCAGCCTTGCGAGGGCGCTGCGGGCCGGGGATCGGAAGCGCGTGGAGAGTGTAAAAAATTACGGCTCCATTTCTTGCCACTCTTTCCTTCCTTCACTCCCGCCACCTGTCGCGGAGCAGGCCCAGCAGCTCGAACAGCATCCCCAAGATTGAATCGCTGGACCCATGAGTCAGCCGGACACGTTGTGTATGGCTATGACGGGCTAGCCATCAGCAGCCTGAACCCATCACAATGAGGCGAATATGGCACTTCTTGAAGCGACCTTCGAAACGCGGCGCGAGGCGGAAATGAGCATCGAGCAGTTGGTGCAAGAGTTCGACCTAGACCGAAAAGCCATCGAGATTGTTGCAGATGGCGCGTTGAACAGCGCAGGAGAGGACACGTCCGGAGGGGACAATGCCTCCGACTCTCCAAGTCCCTCTGAACGTAAGGACGCAGCACTTAACGACCGGATCAGGGTATTGGTTAACGTAGACGACGCCGCTGAGGCGCAACGCGTCCGCGATGCGTTCTCGGAATTCGGCGGCGATCGGTCCTGATCGTTGACACCAAAAAGCCGCCAGAGACGGAGGGTCTCTGACGGCTACAACTGGTTACTCAGCGGTTACGCGACAGGATCAAAAGTGGATGCAGCGATTACCCAATTTTGTCTGATCAAATACTGCCAGGTCGACGACC
It includes:
- the mobV gene encoding MobV family relaxase, translated to MHIFFKWGRDVSDVVTEFSDDKRVRQGSRPPKSFAILRVGKIKTKGHLGAALGHNFRERDTPNADLDRKGDNLVLKGPGTGKGVMEAWDDRAPEKVRKNAVHALEYFVGGSPEKIHAMSREDQDAYFRRALDWLEKRHGAENVLSAVIHRDETTPHMQALVIPLDERGKLNARELVGGKAKLSQMQTEFAREIGQPFGFERGQERSRATHQTIKEYYGRANTPVEVDFSLPERRRGAVMGLGREREGEWRERASEAVSERLKHQAVHLGETARTLHRELDATEAALGQTQDELARERTLADAASKLTLAALMPAKETLAEETENLRKMAAFYNHYAPQFSEMQTNAITLAFDHAGIAVLELSDGDYALPERDLETLGEDRVGDADRQGMDRMLAGLHQAERSRQNAADARQDMADRKTRAQERGQDSGSDWG